CGTCGGGGACGTTCGCTTGGTGCCGCTCGTCGACCACGACGTGGATCAGCGGGTCGACGACATCCATCGGCTCCGCATCGAACCGGGCGGCTCCCAAGCTCTCGAGCAGCTGATCCAGCTGCTCGACGATCCGCGCCCCGTCCCGTTCGGCTATGCCGGCGGCCTCGCGTCGAATACCAGCGAGATCGCGGACCACGGACTCCGTCCGTTGTTCGAGGAGTTCGCTCAGCAGGCGACGCAGCGAGTCCACCGATGCGTCCAACGCTGCGTCGGCTTCGCTCGCCGGCGCCGCGTGTCGTTCCATCATCTGCTTCACGTCACGGAGTTCCCCAAGAATTGCGTCGAACTTCTTGGCACAATCCCGGACGGCGGCGATATCGGGCGTCGTACGGGCTGACACGGCGGTCGAGCCGGCCGGAGACGGACGCTTGCGTCCCGGGGCCGGCGCCTGCTTGGCCGCACCCCCGCCTGCCCCTGGTGTCTTCTTTCGCGGCGCGGCGGAAGCTTTGCTGCGGGCTCCGGCGTCTGTTTTGGGCACAGCTCGGGAATCGCGCTCTGCGGCTAAGGCCACGGCAACCGTCTGGTCGTCAAGTTTCTTCTTCGCCACGTTTCATCCTCCAATGAGGCCACGCCTCTCGCCACAGATGTACATGATCTGCGAGAGGGTACCACCCCTCTATTGGGCATCCCTCAGGGGAGGCCTGCGGGTCGTGCGGTTGCTGCCACCGAGAACATTGATCGACACGACGCAGAAAATCGCGTAAGTAAGAGTCATTGGAATCAGCTGAAATAGCGGTCGCACAGCACCGTTCGACGCCAATGATACACTCGGTTCTTCCGCGCCGCGACTCTGCCGCGAGCCTCGTTCGGGTCGCCCTGGCGCTGGCTTTTCTTGGAGTCGGACAGCCGGTGCGGGCCAGTACGGGGGACTGCGGCGCCCTCCCCGTCGTCACCAGCGTGATTGCCGCCATGTTCCAGAACGATGGGCGCGTGATCTCAGGAACCTGCGATCCGAACAGTGACGAGATCGTGACCGCTGCCGACGTGACCGGTTTGGTCGACCTTCCCGCGCCGCCGGCATGTCCCGCAAGCGCCGATCTCGTGGTTGAGATCGACAACAAAACTGGGCGCTCGCCGGTTTCGATCGTGCTCAGCG
This genomic window from Candidatus Binatia bacterium contains:
- the grpE gene encoding nucleotide exchange factor GrpE encodes the protein MAKKKLDDQTVAVALAAERDSRAVPKTDAGARSKASAAPRKKTPGAGGGAAKQAPAPGRKRPSPAGSTAVSARTTPDIAAVRDCAKKFDAILGELRDVKQMMERHAAPASEADAALDASVDSLRRLLSELLEQRTESVVRDLAGIRREAAGIAERDGARIVEQLDQLLESLGAARFDAEPMDVVDPLIHVVVDERHQANVPDGVILETLRPGYRTARGMVVSKAAVAVNRRV